The region TTCGCCGAAGCGTTCCGCGCGGCCCCGTTCGGCCGCTATTTCCTGAACTCGCTCATCACGAGCACCCTTTCCGGCGCGGCGGTGGCCGTCACGTCGCTCCTCGCGGGCTACGCCTTCGCGCGCATTGCGTTTCGCGGGCGCACAATCCTCTTCGGGCTACTGCTCGCGACGATGATGGTTCCCTTCGAAGTGACCTTCATCCCCAATTTCGCCACCATCACCTGGCTCGGCTGGTACAACACCTACGCGGCGCTCATCGTGCCCTGGTGCGCCAACGTATTCGGCATCTTCCTCGTCCGGCAGGCCTTCCTGGCGATACCACCGGACCTCTACGACGCCGCGACCATCGATGGCTGCGGGCACCTGCGCTTCCTGCGGCACGCCGGCGCGCCCCTCGTGCGCCCCGCGCTGGCCGCCGTCTTTCTCTTTTCCTTCCTCGGCAGTTACAATGCCCTCCTGTGGCCGCTCATCGTCACCGGCGACACCTCCATGCGCGTCGTGCAGGTGGGCCTGGCCGCGTTCCTCCT is a window of Candidatus Hydrogenedentota bacterium DNA encoding:
- a CDS encoding carbohydrate ABC transporter permease, coding for MKRALPYILLALGAAIMGYPFLWMLGTAFKTFPESLATPSSPFPKTLQWGNFAEAFRAAPFGRYFLNSLITSTLSGAAVAVTSLLAGYAFARIAFRGRTILFGLLLATMMVPFEVTFIPNFATITWLGWYNTYAALIVPWCANVFGIFLVRQAFLAIPPDLYDAATIDGCGHLRFLRHAGAPLVRPALAAVFLFSFLGSYNALLWPLIVTGDTSMRVVQVGLAAFLLDAGVRLNLLMCASSIVIVPGILLYLATQRHFGESNLGAGLKG